Within Macaca nemestrina isolate mMacNem1 chromosome X, mMacNem.hap1, whole genome shotgun sequence, the genomic segment CTGGCCTCCAATCCCCGTGGCACAGCTGGGGGCACAGCAGCTGCTCTCTCCCGAACCGTCTGTGCAAGCAGCTCCAGAGTGCCCCAGCCTGTGTGGGAGGAGCCGCTGGGAAGGAGACAGCAGCAGCCTTGGCCCAACTCTGCCTCCTTTCCTTCAGGTGTCACGACCCTAGGCACAGTGACAGGCACGGTCTCCACCAGCCTTGCCGGGGCAGGGGGCCACAGCACCAGTGCTTCCCTGGCCACGCCCATCACCACCTTGGGCACCATCGCCACCCTCTCAAGCCAGGTGATCAACCCCACTGCCATCACTGTGTCTGCCGCACAGACCACGCTGACAGCGGCAGGCGGGCTCACGACCCCAACCATCACCATGCAGGTAGGGCAGGGCCTGAGGGCACGTGTGGGCGAGGGACCCCACACAAGTGGAAGCACGTGAGGCTCACACCGTCCAGCCACAGGCCTTTCCTTCCTGGGGTTGCACTGCTGCCGGGCACAGCCATGGAGGGCCTTTCTTCACCTGGGGTATTTTTCTTGGTGTCACATGGTCCCTGTGTCATAGTCCGTGGTTTGGCCGTCATGGTTTGGCCATGCCTGGTGTTTGAACACCGAGTTCTTCCTCTCGCTGTGTTCTAGAGGACACTGCAGCTCGTCTGCATGTGTGTGCGGTGTTCTCTTCATATGTATTAAGGAAAACGGTGAAACGTTTGTTGTTGGCCTTTGAGCACTGAGGGAGATTTCCATTCTCTGACAAAGGACTTGACTCCAGCCAGGCTCCTGCCTTCCCACTTGCCCTGTCCCCACAGCCTCTTCCTCATCCTAGTTGCCTTTGAGGCAAAGTGGTGCCTCTTCCTTGGCGTCTGAGCAAGTCGGTGTCTTGGGGGCAGGGGCAAGTGGGTCTTACGTTTGCCAGGGCCATTGAGAAGTGGTCAGTGGTCCCAGCCTGTGCGGTGACAGTGCAGGACAGTGGGAGGGACAGGCAGACAGCCAGCTGTGGCACTAACTCTCTTCCTCGTGTGTCTCCCCAGCCCGTGTCCCAGCCCACCCAGGTAACTCTGATCACGGCACCCAGTGGGGTGGAGGCTCAGCCTGTGCACGACCTCCCTGTGTCCATTCTGGCCTCCCCGACTACAGAACAGCCCACTGCCACAGTCACCATTGCCGACTCAGGCCAGGGTGATGTGCAGCCTGGCACTGTCACCTTGGTGTGCTCCAACCCACCCTGTGAGACCCACGAGACTGGCACCACCAACACAGCCACCACCACTGTTGTGGCTAACCTTGGGGGACACCCCCAGCCCACCCAAGTGCAGTTCGTCTGTGACAGACAGGAGGCAGCTGCTTCTCTTGTGACCTCGACTGTGGGGCAGCAGAATGGTAGTGTGGTTCGAGTCTGCTCAAACCCACCCTGCGAGACCCATGAGACGGGCACCACCAACACCGCCACCACCGCCACCTCCAACATGGCCGGGCAGCATGGCTGCTCAAACCCACCCTGCGAGACCCATGAGACGGGCACCACCAACACTGCCACTACAGCCATGTCAAGTGTCGGCGCCAACCACCAGCGAGATGCCCGTCGGGCCTGTGCAGCCGGCACCCCTGCCGTGATCCGGATCAGTGTGGCCACTGGGGCGCTGGAGGCAGCTCAGGGCTCTAAGCCCCAGTGCCAAACCCGCCAGACCAGCACGACCAGCACCACCATGACTGTGATGGCCACCGGGGCCCCGTGCTCGGCCGGCCCACTCCTTGGGCCAAGCATGGCACGGGAACCTGGGGGCCGTGGCCCTGCTTTTGTGCAGTTGGCCCCTCTGAGTAGCAAAGTCAGGCTGAGCAGCCCAGGCAGCAAGGACCTGCCCGCGGGGCGCCACAGCCATGTGGCCAACACCACTGCCATGGCCCGTTCCAGCATGGGTGCTGGGGAGCCCCACACGGCACCTGCGTGCGAGAGCCTCCAGGGTGGCTCGCCTAGCACCACAGTGACTGTGACGGCCCTGGAGGCACTGCTGTGCCCCTCGGCCACCGTGACCCAAGTCTGCTCCAACCCACCATGTGAGACCCACGAGACAGGCACCACCAACACCGCCACTACCTCGAATGCAGGCAGCGCCCAGAGGGTGTGCTCCAACCCACCATGCGAAACCCACGAGACAGGCACCACCCACACGGCCACCACCGCCACTTCAAACGGGGGCACGGGCCAGCCTGAGGGTGGGCAACAGCCCCCTGCTGGTCACCCCTGTGAGACACACCAGACCACTTCCACCGGCACCACCATGTCAGTCAGCATGGGCGCCCTGCTTCCCGACGCCACTTCTTCCCACAGGACCCTGGAGTCTGGTCTGGAGGTGGCGGCGGCGCCCAGCGTCACCCCCCAGGCTGGCACCGCACTGCTGGCTCCTTTCCCAACGCAGAGGGTGTGCTCCAACCCCCCCTGTGAGACCCACGAGACGGGCACCACTCACACGGCCACCACTGTCACTTCCAACATGAGTTCAAACCAAGGTGAGTGAAGGCGGGTAGCTTGACTTTCATGGTGTCCCAGCCCCCCAGGCCGAGAGGCCAAGACAACGATGGCGGGGGTCCGTCCAGAGTCTACCAGTCGGGCTCCTTGGTGCCCAGTTTACCAGTGGGGTGGGCTGGGGCGTCCTGGCTATACCTGAAGCAGACGGAGGTCTCCAGGAGCCCGTCCTGCCCTCTCTGGCCCTCCCCTTGGTGGTAGAGGAAGTCCATGGTGGTCAAGCCAAGTGCAGGCCTGGGGGGTTTCTGCTGAGCAGCCGCCTGCCTGTCGCCCCCATAGACCCCCCACCCGCTGCCAGCGATCAGGGAGAGGTGGAGAGCACCCAGGGCGACAGCGTGAACATCACCAGCTCCAGTGCCATCACAACAACTGTGTCCTCCACACTGACGCGGGCTGTGACCACTGTGACGCAGTCCACGCCGGTCCCGGGCCCCTCCGTGCCGGTAAGAGCCCAGGGGGCCGttttcctccctgccttcctcaccTACGCCCATGCAGTTCCACACTTAGACACCAGATGTCGCTCTTGTACCAGGCATGGGGCCGCTCCTGGTCCCTTTTCCGGACCATAAAAGGGTAGCCTCGGTGCCTGCTGTGGCAGGAGGCAGGAGCCTCACCGTCCCCCACATCCCTGGGGCGCTTTTATTTCTGTGACTGGTTCCCATCGCGTGTCACTTCACCGCAGCCTGTATAAGACATGGTGGGGATCTGAGTGCCTATTTGTCCAGGCCAGGGTGACTGAGGACAGGTTAAACCTGACCAGGGGTCTCAAGGGCCTTTGTCCTCATGCTGCTCAGAGAACCACTGTTCCCTCCCTATTTAACATGGGCTCAAGCTAGCCCATCAAGAATGAAAACTTAGGCCCACAAGGAAAGGTGAAGGCTGGCTTGCTTCTCAGCCCTGCTGCCTGGCTCtggcccctctcctcccctctgaCAGGGGCTTCTCTCCCTTTCTAGAAGATTTCATCAATGACTGAGACTGCCCCAAGGGCTCTGACTACTGAAGTCCCCATCCCGGCCAAAATAACAGTGACCATAGCCAACACAGAAACTTCTGACATGCCCTTCTCTGCTGTTGACATCCTGCAGCCCCCAGAGGAACTCCAGGTGTCACCAGGGCCTCGCCAGCAGCTGCCACCACGGCAGCTTCTACAGTCGGCTTCCACAGCCCTGATGGGGGAGTCCACTGAGGTCCTGTCAGCCTCCCAGACCCCTGAGCTCCCAGCCGCCGTGGATCTGAGCAGCACAGGGGAGCCATCTTCGGGCCAGGAGTCTGCCAGCTCTGCGGTGGTGGCCACTGTGGTGGTCCAGCCACCCCCACCTGCGCAGTCTGAAGTAGACCAGTTATCACTTCCCCAAGAGTTAATGGCCGAGGCCCAAGCCGGCACCACCACCCTCATGGTAACGGGGCTCACCCCTGAGGAGCTGGCAGTGACTGCTGCTGCAGAAGCAGCCGCCCAGGCCGCAGCCACGGAGGAAGCCCAGGCCCTGGCCATCCAGGCGGTGCTCCAGGCCGCACAGCAGGCCGTCATGGGTGAGCACTGGTGCCACCTTGGGGGAGCAGTAGCCTATGGAGACATCCTGGGAAGAGGAGCCCATTTCCCTCGAGGGTGGCATGAGCCAGATGTGATGGGCAGGACAGGCACAGGGGACCCCAGGCAGACCAGGTAGTAGGGACTGCCATGAAAGACAGGCCGGCCGGGGTTAGCGCCCGGGAAACAGGCAGGGCCCCTCAGCCAGGGCTTAGTCTACAGTGGAGCACAGTGGGAGGTGGACAGGCTCTGGGGGCCTCCGCCCGGGCTGCCCGCTTGCGGCCAGCCTTCCTAGTGAGTAGTGTTTCTCTCCACCCTGGAGCAGGCACTGGCGAGCCTATGGACACCTCTGAGGCAGCAGCAACCGTGACGCAGGCAGAGCTGGGGCACCTGTCAGCCGAGGGTCAGGAGGGCCAGGCCACCACCATCCCTATTGTGCTGACACAGCAGGAGCTGGCTGCCCtggtgcagcagcagcagctacaggaggcccaggcccagcagcagcatcaccaccTCCCCACTGAGGCCCTGGCCCCTGCCGACAGTCTCAACGACCCGGCCATTGAGAGCAACTGCCTCAATGAGCTGGCCGGCACAGTCCCCAGCACTGTGGCGCTGCTGCCCTCAACGGCCACTGAGAGTAAGCGACTGAGGGCAAATTGGTGCTGGGGTGGTAGGGGCACCCAGGGAGGTGAGGGCAGGATGGGAGGCTCGGTCCCACTTGGGAGCCAGGTCTCCAGAGTCTTTCCTGCTGACACCTTCTTTCTTCTCAGGCCTGGCCCCATCCAACACATTTGTGGCCCCCCAGCCGGTTGTGGTGGCCAGCCCAGCCAAGCTGCAGGCTGCAGCTACCCTGACTGAAGTGGCCAATGGCATCGAGTCCCTGGGTGTGGTGAGTCGGGTGTGTTGGGGCTCCTGAGGCCAGGGCCTGGGGGGCAGCACTGCCTCTGGGTACTGAAGGCCTGATCTCGTCGCACCGATTCTGTCTTCCAGAAGCCGGACCTGCCACCCCCACCCAGCAAAGCCCCCATGAAGAAGGAGAACCAGTGGTTTGATGTAGGGGTCATTAAGGGCACCAATGTAATGGTGACACACTATTTCCTGCCACCAGATGATGCTGTCCCATCAGACGTAAGTGTCCCCAGGTGCTGATGTCCTCAGGTGGGTGAATCTTGACTCTACTGCCCTGAGCGGGGCTTACAGGAAACTCTTCCATCTTTGGGCCAAGCTGAGTAGCCAGGAAGCCTGAGGAAGGTGGGCAGAGACCATCCCCCCTGAAGCAGTAGGAAAGGAGAGCTTTGGTTCCTTCCCTCCAGTACCTGTGCACAGTCAGCCTTGCCACATCCCTCCTTGCTGTGAGGGGCCAGCCACCGCTGACCTCTTTTCCCTCTGGCCCGTAATCACCATGGACCTGCAACGTTCCTGGGGTGGCTCAGAACTGCCTTCTCCACAGTGGAGTTCATGCCACTCCTCTCTTCCCAGGATGATTCGGGCACCGTCCCCGACTATAACCAGCTGAAGAAGCAGGAGCTGCAGCCAGGCACAGCCTATAAGTTTCGTGTTGCTGGAATCAATGCCTGTGGCCGGGGGCCCTTCAGCGAAATCTCAGCCTTTAAGACGTGTCTGCCTGGTTTCCCAGGGGCCCCTTGTGCCATTAAAATCAGCAAAGTGAGTCTTGCCATCGGGTGGCCGTCTGTCCCTGGTTGGTTCCTGCACATGAGGTAGCCGGTGGGGGGGTAGGAGGGCTAGGTTTTGAGTCCCAGTTTGTCTTAGTCCTTCCACTTGGGGGAAGATCTCTTTGAAGCCCCTTGAACTACGACATGGAATATCTCTACTGTGTTAGAAAATGGTTTATGGGAACCATGATCAGTCAGTTATGGAAGCTTCTAGCCTGTTCTGTTGTTGACCTGACCCCCTGGGTTCTAGAGTCCGGACGGTGCTCACCTCACCTGGGAGCCACCCTCTGTGACCTCCGGCAAGATCATCGAGTACTCGGTGTACCTGGCCATCCAGAGCTCACAGGCTGGGGGCGAGCTCAAGAGCTCCACCCCGGCCCAGCTGGCCTTCATGCGGGTGTACTGCGggcccagcccctcctgcctGGTGCAGTCCTCCAGCCTCTCCAACGCCCACATCGACTATACCACCAAGCCCGCCATCATCTTCCGCATCGCCGCCCGCAATGAGAAGGGCTATGGCCCAGCCACACAAGTGAGGTGGCTGCAGGGTGAGTGTCCTTTGTGGGACTCCTCAGGCAGCTTCTAGGGAAGGCACAGGAAGCTGGGTGCAGCAGGAGGAACTGTCACCACCTGAGATCTCTTCCCATGTGCAGTGTCTCCCTGCTTCCTTTGGTGTGCACACAGCCCCCCATGGAGGCGGCCATCGAGTGGAGCAGGGGACCCAGCTCCGGGCCTGGAGGTGCAGGGGACACTGCCTCAGGATGTTTGAGGGGACAAGCAGTGAGAGAGCTGGTAGGAAAGTGTAGGTTTCCAGGCCTGAAAACAGCGTGTCCCACGTCCCTGGAGTGCAGCAGGTGAAGGATGGAGGCCAGCCTACCTCCTGTCAGGTCATGCGCCTGCTCCAGCTCCCCTGGGCTCTGGGACATGGGCGGACAGTGAGAGGTGgaagctgagctgagctgagtgGGTTTCTAACCTACGTCCAGAGGGGAGTGAGTGATGGTGTGTTCTGGCACCAAGAGGCTCTGTGGGTGGGCAGGGCACATGTGTTCCTTGCTCTTGTTCTGTCACAGTGCTGCTCacccatctctctctttccttccagaAACCAGTAAAGACAGCTCTGGCACCAAGCCGGCCAACAAGCGGCCCATGTCCTCTCCAGAAATGTAAGCAGGAAGCCCCTTTCAGGAACCTTCGAGGCTGGGGAGTGGAAATAGCTGGGCTCAGCCTCTCGTCAAATGACTGACTGGGGGCCCGTAACCGGCCCCACACCAGGCCCTGCACTGGCAGGGCCTCCAGTGGTGCGGGGCCCACACtaactttctctttcctttttctgccttCCAAGGAAATCTGCTCCAAAGAAATCTAAGGCCGACGGTCAGTGAGAGGAAGCTGACCAGCCCCTGGATTCTTCTCCAGAACCCCCTGCTTCAGGAACACCCGCCAGGGCCCACCCCTCCCGCCCCATCCCGGCATTCGCACTTCACCCTCGCGAGCCGCTGTTCActcctctcccctttctctttctctctgtttttaaaataatctaaagaAAGCACATTTTACCATTGCTGTtgggaggaagcagaggcagaTGGGAAAGCAGAGAGAGGAGCGCGCTTCCTTTCCTCCCTGCTGCTGCCCACCCTGGGGAGAGACCTTTGCGGGGAGGGAAGGCGGAGCTGAGGACAGCCAGCTCCGCCCTCCCAAGGCTGTGCGTTCCTGAGGGCCAGGTCTGGGGGCGGGCATGGAGTGAGGAAAGGCACTCCTCTTGGCCCTCCCCAGAGTGGCTTTCCCAGCACCCTGGCCTGGGTGTctggttctgttttcttttcttcccctgtgTTTCCAGTCACCTAACTTCCCTTCCTCAGGCTCCCCCGGCCCGTCCTGCTCAGTGACCCCACAGGAAGCTTACACATTGTCTCAGAGGCCTTTGTGCTCCCACCTCTTCTACCCTCCCCCTCTTCTTTCccgttttaaaaaagaaaagaaggaaaaagaaaaaaggggcaAGGAGCCCCACGGCGGCCTGGGCAGTGCCTGTGCAGACCTCCCTGCAGGCCACACTGCCAACTGCTgcatttgttgtgttttttaggTTGAAATTGGTGAAGTTCACACTTTCATTGTAATTTTAGCGTGTGGGGTTTTGTcccttttttcttgttgttagCTGTGTACAGAATgtgtaatcttttttcttttttttttgtttttttgttttttgttttgtttttgtttttttatttttttcttcttggctaATTCTTGGCAGGGATCTTTCTGGAGGAAAAGCTGGGGCCAGCCAGGGCAGGAGAGGTGTGAAATCTGCTACGTGGGGCCTGCTGTTTGCCACCCAGCCCAACTTCCTGTTGCTGGCCCCTGCCCTCTGCCCTTTTGCCTGTCCTCAGGCCGCTGGAACAAAGGAAGGACAGCTCATTCCTCATGGGCGATCACTCCGCATCTATAGGGTTGAGGCCGGGGGAGCTTGAGGGAGGGCTGGGGCCTCCTTGTCCTGGGTTCCCAGctctccccctgccccctccctgaGCACCACCGGCACCGCCTCCCACACAGGGCTGCTGCTTTCCACAGGCACTGCTCCACCTCCCCCAAATTGTCATGGAAAGGGTGGAGAATGGAGGGGAACCAGGCGTCCTTGGAGGCAGCCCAGGAGGGCAACTGTAATGTCACCCACAAGGGAGGCTAGGGCAGTGGAGCAGGCCGCCAGCAGCAGCTACCCAGGCCAGCCTCCATGGCTGGGGGATCTGTTGAGTTTTCTGCCCCCGACCCTGAACTTCCGTCAAGGAGCAAGGCTTGCCAGCAAGTCAGAAGGATTTAAACTGAGCAGCCAATCTTTCCAGCCCTCCCCCACCGACCTCTGCCTGGAGATGCAGCAGCCTGTGTCCTCCAGGACCTCTGGTTTGTTGTATTATAGTATATTTCGCTGTGGAAAATGTCACGTTTAGTCACCTTGGAGCCCACTCACCTGGTCCTGTTGTTTTACCCCATCCCTTCTCTTGCGCGCCTATTGATTTGTTTCTGAGGAGAGTACACCGTTCACTATTGTAGAGTAACTCCTGTGACTCAATATTACCATAGTGCGATGTCGTTTTGTGCTATTTTGAACAATTAAAAGACTTTTTTTGAAATAACCACTAGGTGTCTCACTGTGTCCCGGCATCCTCACAGGAGGCCTCAGCAGGAAGGCTGAGACCTGCCCTGGGCTCACGGGAGTCCCCTGGAGGGGAACCTGAGCTCTGGAGGGGAACCTGGTGAAAGTGTAGAAGGCCCCAGAGTGAGGCCCCTGCTGTGGCCTGCAGTCTTTGGACTACGTCGGACCAGGTTCCAGCAGGTTGCTTGGCAGCTGCCTTGCAGGGGGCAAGGGCCAAAGGATCCCTTGGGCAGCTGCTGCTGACTTCCTGTGTCTGGGGCCAgatgtccctccctccctcccctcctacACTAGAGGATAGGATGGGGCAAAGGCCTGGCAGGTCACCAGCGGCAGCCTCCTTGGGTGGGTTTGGGGGTAGGTGGGCTGAGTCAAGTACACCATGGGTACTGCAGAGGTGGATCCCTTCCTCTGGCTTCCTGTTACATGTGAGCCATGCCCCCAAGGGGAAGAAGCAGAGCTTATGATCCAGACTGACCACCTAGTGGCTGGGTCGGTGGGACAGCTGGGATCCTGTGGGCTGAATTTGTACCAGGAGGCCCAGAAAGCCCCGGGGCAAGGCGGCCGGAGCAGCATAGGCCTAGACGAGTCCAAGGGGAGTGACATCCCGCTTCTGGGGCCTGGTGCTCCTGGTGCACCTGTATTCCCTGCCCCCTCAAAGCCCCCCGCCTCCTGCCTTTGTTTCCCCCACACACCTCTACTGCCCAGTCTTCTTCAGAGCACCCAGGCACTCTGCTACCAGAAGCTCCCGGAGTAACAAAAGCCTCCGTGTCTCCACCTGTGGCATGGGTGTGTGTGCAAGGCCCTGTTGAATGCCACCTCTTCTGGGAAGCCTCTGTCATGTGGGGTGTGCTGTGTCATGTGGGGGCGGGGAAAGCAGACTGGCCAGGGCTTGACACCGGGAGCCGTGGCTCTGTCTTACCCACTGCAGCAACTGTGACCTGCCTTGGAGCCTAGCCTTGCAGAGGCCTAAGGAGAGGGGTGGGAAAGTGTCCTTTAGAGCAGAGTGGTAGGAGTCATGGCTGGGGCTGGTGGAGGCCAGGGGCCACATGGGGCTGGCCCCAGAACCGAGGGGCCTTTGGCAAATGACTTTTTGGGCGCTTTGCCTGGTGGGGGTGGTACAAGGGTTCTTCCCACCCCACTCCTGTAGCTGGCACCTGCGGGGATACCCACCCTCTGCCTTCCTTCAGCTCACCTGTCTCACCACGGCTGCATCACACTCCAGAAGGCAAGGGCCACATCAGCCATGCCTCTGGTGTTTATCTGAAAATACCGAGTTTCCGTCTGAGGGTACCACTCAgcctggggaggcaggagggaggctgGACATGAACATGACAGGCCTGTGAGCAGGGCAGGTAGATACTTTGTGCCCGGCTGGGCACAAAGCTCATCCCCTGAGCATGAGCCAAGGCCGAGGGTGGGTGCGAGCACACAGAGGATGCCTCCCCAGCTGCCAGGGGCGTCAGCCTCATTACCAAGCACCCCGAAGGGGAACTGTTTGGGGTTGGGTGGGTCAGCCTGCAGCAGGGACTGAGACAGTCACTGTGGCATCAAAGACCAGCAGTGCAGCACCACGCCCAAAGGCTGGAACCATTCTGTGGGCTGTTGGCCTGGAAGGTAGGGAACAGCTCAGCCCAGCTGCCTTGTAGCATCATCGGGTCAGTCATAGAGCTACAGACAGATTTGGGCAGCTGGAAAACAGGCCCAGAGAACGGGGGTGTGGGCTCACCTGCAGTTACTGTCTGGCCTTAGAGCTGTGTCACTTGTGTAAAGAAGTCAGTGCCGAggccgggtgcggaggctcacacctgtaatcccagcactttgggaggccgaggcaggtggatcacaaggtcaggaatttgagaccagcctggccaacatggtgaaaacctgtctctaccaaaaatacaaaaaaaaaaaaaaaaaaaaaaaaaaagccgggtgtgctggcaggcgcctgtaatcccagctactccagaggctgaggcaggagaattgcttaaacccaggaagcagaggttgcagtaagccaagattgtgccactgcactccagcctgggtgacagagcaagactccatctcagaaaaaagaagtcAGCGCCAATGGCTCCCCATTACTGACTGTTGAGGTAGTTGGTGACAAACTGATTCAAAAGAGAGAACTtgctaggctgggtgcggtggctcatgcctgtaatcccagcactttgggtggctgaggcaggaggatcgcttgagcttaggagttcgagaccagcctgggcaacattgcaaaaccctgtctccactaaaaatacaaaaattagccaggcgtggtggcacacaactgtggtcccagctactcaggaggctgaggtgggaggatcgcttgagcctggcaggtcgaggctgcagtgagctgcctgggcgacagaacactatctcaaaaaaaagaaagaaaaagaaaaagaaaaaaaaaagcttgcctCTTGTCTACCCTATGTGGTGACAGGTCAGAGGGACCTGCATTCAGGCCCACTAGCTGTTCCCTGTCCTGCTGCACCCCTGCCCTACAGGCTTGGTAGGGCCAAGGCCCTCAGCCGCCCTGCCTGGGCCCCTGACACATTAGGGGGCACATTAGAAGGGCACATTAGGGCCCCTCTCCGGGCTCCCTTAAAGGTAGCTGGTGTAGGGCGGGGTGGGTGGCAGCCCCGTTTCCCCTTCCCCCTCATCCCAGACCGTCCGGCCATCCCAGCTTTTCCCACCAAGCAGGATCTTGAGACCAGGGCACCCAGCAGGGGCCCTGGCGGGACTGGCCCATTCTAGGGGAGGGTCGCGTCAGGAACAAGCGCGGAGGCGGGGCCTCAAAGCCCCGCCCCCAGGCCCAGCGGAACCTGAAGAGGAGGGGGTGGGTGAGCCGGGCGCGGCTCTGTCAGCTGAGTGACAGTCACGGGACCGCGACCAACTCTGTCTGGCTTCctagaggagagggagggatgagCAAGGGTCTCCGAGCGCGGCAGACCAGTGGTGGGGTGCGTGCAGGGAGTCCTGCCTTGGAGGGTCCCGGGGATGGTGACGTCTGAAGCCCCGTGCAGAGGGGGGGATCCCCGAGGGCTGGTTCCCGAGGCTGGGGGGCCTAGGTCCCATGCGGGGGCTGCGCCTTCAAGCCCCAGTTCCCCTAGGACATGGAGAAAGAGCGAGAGACTCTGCAGGCCTGGAAGGAGCGCGTGGCGCAGGAGCTGGACCGTGTAGTGGCGTTCTGGATGGAGCACTCCCACGACCAGGAGCACGGGTACTCGGCAGCTTCTGGAGTCCTCGGCAGGGTTTTTGCCCTTCCTGAGGCCCCTCCTTACTCTCAGGCACCTCACAGATTTGCTGACCCCGGAGGGGCAGGAGGGGCTGGCAAGGCCCCTTCCAGACTTTGCTAATCCCGCGTTCCCACAGGGGCTTCTTCACGTGCCTTGGCCGCGAGGGACGGGTGTATGATGACCTCAAGTACGTGTGGCTGCAGGGGAGGCAGGTACGGTGTTCCCAGCCTGGAAGCTTCAGGCACACGGCCCATCGCCTCAAAGgtctccccacctcaccccagcCGGCCGCTTAGGCCACGTTCCCTCCCGTACCCCGCAGGTGTGGATGTATTGTCGCCTGTACCGCACTTTCCAGCGCTTCCACCACTCTCAGCTTctgaatgcagcaaaagcaggtGCTCCCTTCCTGCCCATCTCCCAGTGACTCTGTCCATGTTTACTCAACAGGGCACATGTGCGGAGTTCCTAGAGGGGTCTAGAAGCAGGAATGGATTGGGGAGGCTCAAGGGTGGTGTGTGGGGGGCGTCCTGGCCTTACTCCTGGCATGCCAACCCCCCAACCTCCAGGTGGTGAGTTCTTGCTGCGTTATGCCCGGCTGGCACCTCCTGGCAAGAAGTGTGCCTTTGTGCTGACTCGGGACGGCCGTCCGGTCAAGGTGCAGCGGACCATCTTCAGCGAGTGTTTCTACACCATGGCCATGAACGAGCTGTGGAGGGCCACAGGGGAAGTACGGTACCAGGTGTGTGAGAGGACGGTGCCCCTGAAGaccccaccctgggaccctgccaTGGCCACCTGATGCATTCCCACTCACTACGCAAGTCCACTGCCATGGACCCATCTGTGGGCCAAGTCCCCTTCACCTCTGAACGCTCCCTTACCCCCACAGGGGCGCAGACAGAGAGGGCCCTATCCACGCCCTGCCCCCAGCTGGGAAGaggcccctccctcctccctgggcTCCCTGTGCTTCCAGACCTTGACCCCACAGCCTGGAAGGGACTGCACCCCCAGACTGGGAGCCCCCAAGGCAGAGTGGGCGGATCTGCCTGGTCCCTACTGGACGCCGGGTGCCAGGCCCCAAGTAGGCCCTGGGTGAACGTGTCTCAGGTTCAGGAGAGGAACTGACTCTCTCATCCCAAGGCTGTGTCCTGGGGGATGGGACAGGATGTAGCCTCAGCCTGGGCCTCCCCTCGCCTCCTGAACTCCCAGACGGAAGCCGTGGAGATGATGGATCAGATTGTCCACTGGGTGCGGGAGGACGCGTCGGGACTGGGCCGGCCCCAGCTCCAGGGGGCCCCGACTGCGGAGCCCATGGCGGTGCCCATGATGCTGCTGAACCTGGTAGAGCAGCTTGGGGAGGCAGATGAGGAGCTGGCAGGCAAATACACAGAGCTGGGGGACTGGTGCGCCCAGAGGATTCTGCAGCACGTGCAGGTGGGGGATGCCTGGGGAGCTGGGGTGGTGGGAGGTCCTCCACTCCCCCACTCCCCTGGGTGCCCTGGGGCTTGACACACCTGGAGAGACAGAGATTCGGGGAGGTCCCCACCTGGG encodes:
- the LOC105467312 gene encoding host cell factor 1 isoform X2; amino-acid sequence: MASAVSPANSPAVLLQPRWKRVVGWSGPVPRPRHGHRAVAIKELIVVFGGGNEGIVDELHVYNTATNQWFIPAVRGDIPPGCAAYGFVCDGTRLLVFGGMVEYGKYSNDLYELQASRWEWKRLKAKTPKNGPPPCPRLGHSFSLVGNKCYLFGGLANDSEDPKNNIPRYLNDLYILELRPGSGVVAWDIPITYGVLPPPRESHTAVVYTEKDNKKSKLVIYGGMSGCRLGDLWTLDIDTLTWNKPSLSGVAPLPRSLHSATTIGNKMYVFGGWVPLVMDDVKVATHEKEWKCTNTLACLNLDTMAWETILMDTLEDNIPRARAGHCAVAINTRLYIWSGRDGYRKAWNNQVCCKDLWYLETEKPPPPARVQLVRANTNSLEVSWGAVATADSYLLQLQKYDIPATAATATSPTPNPVPSVPANPPKSPAPAAAAPAVQPLTQVGITLLPQAAPAPPTTTTIQVLPTVPGSSISVPTAARTQGVPAVLKVTGPQATTGTPLVTMRPTSQAGKAPVTVTSLPAGVRMVVPTQSAQGTVIGSSPQMSGMAALAAAAAATQKIPPSSAPTVLSVPAGTTIVKTMAVTPGTTTLPATVKVASSPVMVSNPATRMLKTAAAQVGTSVSSATNTSTRPIITVHKSGTVTVAQQAQVVTTVVGGVTKTITLVKSPISVPGGSALISNLGKVMSVVQTKPVQTSAVTGQASTGPVTQIIQTKGPLPAGTILKLVTSADGKPTTIITTTQASGAGTKPTILGISSVSPSTTKPGTTTIIKTIPMSAIITQAGATGVTSSPGIKSPITIITTKVMTSGTGAPAKIITAVPKIATGHGQQGVTQVVLKGAPGQPGTILRTVPMGGVRLVTPVTVSAVKPAVTTLVVKGTTGVTTLGTVTGTVSTSLAGAGGHSTSASLATPITTLGTIATLSSQVINPTAITVSAAQTTLTAAGGLTTPTITMQPVSQPTQVTLITAPSGVEAQPVHDLPVSILASPTTEQPTATVTIADSGQGDVQPGTVTLVCSNPPCETHETGTTNTATTTVVANLGGHPQPTQVQFVCDRQEAAASLVTSTVGQQNGSVVRVCSNPPCETHETGTTNTATTATSNMAGQHGCSNPPCETHETGTTNTATTAMSSVGANHQRDARRACAAGTPAVIRISVATGALEAAQGSKPQCQTRQTSTTSTTMTVMATGAPCSAGPLLGPSMAREPGGRGPAFVQLAPLSSKVRLSSPGSKDLPAGRHSHVANTTAMARSSMGAGEPHTAPACESLQGGSPSTTVTVTALEALLCPSATVTQVCSNPPCETHETGTTNTATTSNAGSAQRVCSNPPCETHETGTTHTATTATSNGGTGQPEGGQQPPAGHPCETHQTTSTGTTMSVSMGALLPDATSSHRTLESGLEVAAAPSVTPQAGTALLAPFPTQRVCSNPPCETHETGTTHTATTVTSNMSSNQDPPPAASDQGEVESTQGDSVNITSSSAITTTVSSTLTRAVTTVTQSTPVPGPSVPKISSMTETAPRALTTEVPIPAKITVTIANTETSDMPFSAVDILQPPEELQVSPGPRQQLPPRQLLQSASTALMGESTEVLSASQTPELPAAVDLSSTGEPSSGQESASSAVVATVVVQPPPPAQSEVDQLSLPQELMAEAQAGTTTLMVTGLTPEELAVTAAAEAAAQAAATEEAQALAIQAVLQAAQQAVMGTGEPMDTSEAAATVTQAELGHLSAEGQEGQATTIPIVLTQQELAALVQQQQLQEAQAQQQHHHLPTEALAPADSLNDPAIESNCLNELAGTVPSTVALLPSTATESLAPSNTFVAPQPVVVASPAKLQAAATLTEVANGIESLGVVSRKPDLPPPPSKAPMKKENQWFDVGVIKGTNVMVTHYFLPPDDAVPSDDDSGTVPDYNQLKKQELQPGTAYKFRVAGINACGRGPFSEISAFKTCLPGFPGAPCAIKISKSPDGAHLTWEPPSVTSGKIIEYSVYLAIQSSQAGGELKSSTPAQLAFMRVYCGPSPSCLVQSSSLSNAHIDYTTKPAIIFRIAARNEKGYGPATQVRWLQETSKDSSGTKPANKRPMSSPEMKSAPKKSKADGQ